A window from Deltaproteobacteria bacterium encodes these proteins:
- a CDS encoding NAD-dependent epimerase/dehydratase family protein, with protein MKTLVIGASGFLGSHLVRELLKRNFKVRVFVRPESSLLALENLEVEIFFGDLNNLSSLNVAMKGCSSVFHAGAYYPLYSLDREAQIKEALQQTQHFLKALEKNKIKKCIYTSSISTIGKETSSLSNEETPYESKKMPGLYYEIKYLMEQEVLKAARKSLPIIIMNPTGLFGEGDVKPTSGTLVLEIARKNLPFIFNGKMNVVDVREVAHAQVNALEKGRIGERYILGGVNTTFPEFCQIVAGLAKVSAPHFKMPLVLARPLALAAEIFSKAFNQQKPIFPVVGLDFIQNGIHVDCQKAKDELGLRETNLKETIGRTLQWFRKKGYFEKD; from the coding sequence TGTGCGTCCCGAAAGTTCTCTTTTGGCCTTGGAAAATCTGGAAGTTGAAATTTTCTTTGGGGACTTAAATAATCTATCTTCTTTAAATGTAGCCATGAAGGGTTGTTCGTCTGTCTTTCATGCGGGCGCTTATTATCCATTATATTCTTTAGACCGGGAAGCGCAAATCAAAGAGGCCCTGCAGCAGACCCAACATTTTTTGAAGGCCTTGGAAAAAAATAAAATCAAGAAATGTATTTATACCAGTTCCATCAGTACGATTGGAAAAGAAACCTCTTCTCTTTCTAATGAAGAAACACCCTATGAATCTAAAAAAATGCCTGGGCTCTATTATGAAATTAAATATCTCATGGAACAGGAAGTCCTGAAGGCGGCTCGAAAGTCGTTGCCTATTATCATCATGAATCCAACGGGCCTCTTTGGAGAAGGCGATGTAAAGCCTACCTCGGGGACTCTGGTGCTAGAAATTGCGCGTAAAAATCTTCCTTTTATTTTTAATGGAAAAATGAATGTAGTGGATGTGCGCGAAGTGGCTCATGCTCAAGTGAACGCCCTGGAAAAAGGAAGGATAGGCGAACGTTACATCTTGGGAGGCGTCAATACCACCTTCCCTGAATTTTGTCAGATCGTGGCGGGTCTCGCCAAAGTATCAGCCCCGCATTTTAAGATGCCTCTTGTTCTGGCTCGTCCCTTGGCTTTAGCAGCCGAGATTTTCTCCAAGGCATTCAATCAGCAAAAGCCCATATTTCCTGTCGTAGGTTTGGATTTCATCCAAAATGGAATTCATGTGGATTGTCAAAAAGCTAAGGATGAATTGGGCTTGAGAGAAACGAATTTGAAAGAAACCATTGGTAGAACTCTTCAGTGGTTTAGGAAGAAGGGGTATTTTGAAAAAGATTAG
- a CDS encoding type II toxin-antitoxin system VapC family toxin — MSDKVLLDTSILIEVTKRGNFISSIETFLNPKIKIYTSAVSLNEYLRGCHDKESLDIAMGLISLFGGKTIVPTYSNWIECAHISELLLKIKKRNKQDILLLQNDILIALGSRDTQATLITADKTDFSLIQNYLKFDVEYWN; from the coding sequence ATGAGCGATAAAGTCCTATTAGACACAAGTATTCTCATTGAAGTGACTAAAAGAGGCAATTTCATTTCATCTATTGAAACTTTTTTAAATCCAAAAATTAAAATTTACACCTCTGCAGTTTCTTTAAATGAGTATCTACGTGGCTGTCACGATAAAGAATCTTTAGATATTGCCATGGGTCTAATCTCACTCTTCGGAGGAAAAACGATTGTTCCTACCTATTCAAATTGGATTGAATGTGCCCACATCTCAGAACTTCTTCTCAAAATAAAAAAACGAAACAAACAAGATATCCTTCTATTACAAAACGATATCTTAATTGCGTTAGGATCGCGTGACACGCAAGCTACTTTAATTACCGCAGACAAAACAGATTTTTCTCTTATTCAAAATTATCTCAAATTTGATGTCGAATATTGGAACTAA
- a CDS encoding type II toxin-antitoxin system VapB family antitoxin, giving the protein MKNKNTVHTTINISADLMKRAMKVFKGKTKTEIIHECLENSVRNYEVVDFFKKNAGKSKVVDYER; this is encoded by the coding sequence ATGAAAAATAAAAACACAGTTCACACCACCATTAATATTTCAGCAGATTTAATGAAACGCGCCATGAAAGTATTCAAGGGCAAAACCAAGACAGAAATTATTCATGAATGCTTAGAAAATAGTGTCAGAAATTACGAAGTTGTGGATTTTTTTAAAAAAAATGCGGGGAAAAGCAAGGTAGTTGATTATGAGCGATAA